In one Suricata suricatta isolate VVHF042 chromosome 9, meerkat_22Aug2017_6uvM2_HiC, whole genome shotgun sequence genomic region, the following are encoded:
- the LOC115301534 gene encoding uncharacterized protein LOC115301534 isoform X4 — translation MTTSIYALVSEICGLLKSTNKHIFKGRENFSGSDQLPPFILLFGRESKTPSDSEAARGRLWGQSSARLESSGMDLVRGKVRWSRTEPRRGREAADGEQGRILLTEAQAPRRQQPKGHSSKPRRKIPGFLRRLRRNKEPQNVCEMETSKDFQHLVQKGQFLEAYESLSVLAQEGQDCGPQFEALAQGMWRVVQQALQGAGHSQELEAVLDTVEATTLLDDGNAAWGGQLGRLLRMDAEARVPTLKPGDQLGPFLEKLDKAVRQGLGSPRASQLGTRLWETYRTCFQEVLCSRLWGLTTGPCGADLKSCLQLYTWGKTACFLRPGRETLLNAPPAAQEPTAGHLLDPIMMFVTWMSQTQEKLVGMIQEKVEAALEKVLICDRKQWAQFSRPKTFLEISQLLEANTKAVQHLGPSITSQVQAVVLKTFSTFLNRYKVEAVGFLQRNATAGAFPEVHVLENCCILRETWQNLSQAHVPPEDLGPAVQGAIHFIEDHSRDHLVPRVRALCQSQLRAHFGSKDKDLVHALQSLWQGLEGCPRLHSSPLYESIMRSLHMVVFGEYLQALATHLRTLEPRKWDSLRLQVEMDIKKLDDIFRRHGAGPLQLRGPGGGSEGKTLLLLLLLMPQLCTRVPFPSVKVLLPQVCCSLSCPRCTSQSSFGQELSRPLIGKCLDGRGPATRVFVPPGPGGRLTGLDGGGEGMHGTFTLEPPPSYDAGQALWEAT, via the exons ATGACCACCTCCATCTATGCTCTGGTCAGTGAAATCTGCGGACTTCTAAAAAGCActaataagcatatttttaaaggcagagaaaatTTCTCTGGCAGTGACCAGCttcctcctttcattcttttatttgggagagagagtaaaACGCCCAGTGACTCAGAGGCTGCGAGAGGGCGGCTGTGGGGCCAGTCCAGCGCCAGGCTCGAGAGCAGCGGGATGGATCTCGTCAGGGGCAAGGTGCGCTGGAGCAGGACGGAGCCCAGGCGCGGAAGAGAAGCAGCTGACGGAGAGCAGGGACGGATCCTGCTCACTGAGGCTCAGGCGCCCCGGAGACAGCAGCCCAAAGGCCACTCTTCGAAGCCGAGAAGGAAGATTCCGGGGTTTCTGAGACGACTGCGCAGAAATAAAGAACCCCAAAATGTTTGTGAGATGGAGACTTCCAAAG ACTTCCAGCACTTGGTCCAGAAGGGGCAGTTCCTGGAAGCCTATGAGAGCCTCTCGGTGCTGGCACAGGAAGGGCAGGACTGCGGCCCCCAGTTCGAAGCTCTTGCCCAGGGCATGTGGCGGGTGgtgcagcaggctctgcagggcgCCGGGCACAGTCAGGAACTCGAGGCGGTGCTGGACACTGTGGAGGCCACGACCCTCCTGGATGACGGCAATGCGGCCTGGGGCGGGCAGCTGGGCAGGCTGCTGAGAATGGACGCTGAGGCCCGAGTGCCCACCCTGAAGCCCGGGGACCAGCTGGGCCCCTTCCTGGAGAAGCTAGACAAGGCCGTGAGACAGGGCCTGGGGTCCCCACGGGCAAGCCAGTTGGGGACCCGCCTCTGGGAGACATACAGGACCTGCTTCCAGGAGGTCCTCTGCAGCCGCCTCTGGGGGCTCACGACGGGGCCCTGTGGTGCCGACCTGAAGAGCTGCCTCCAGCTGTACACCTGGGGCAAGACGGCCTGCTTCCTGCGGCCGGG CAGGGAGACCCTTCTGAACGCACCTCCCGCCGCCCAGGAGCCCACGGCCGGGCACCTCTTGGACCCCATCATGATGTTTGTGACCTGGATGTCCCAAACGCAGGAGAAGCTGGTGGGGATGATCCAG GAAAAGGTGGAGGCGGCTCTGGAAAAAGTCCTGATCTGCGATCGGAAACAGTGGGCCCAATTCTCCCGCCCAAAAACGTTCCTTGAGATCTCTCAG CTGCTGGAAGCAAACACAAAAGCAGTACAGCACTTAGGACCCTCGATCACCAGCCAGGTCCAAGCCGTGgttctgaaaacattttcaacGTTTCTGAACAG GTACAAGGTAGAGGCTGTCGGCTTCCTGCAGCGGAACGCCACTGCCGGGGCCTTTCCCGAGGTGCACGTGCTGGAAAACTGCTGCATCCTCAG GGAAACGTGGCAGAACCTGAGCCAGGCACATGTTCCACCCGAAGACCTGGGCCCCGCTGTGCAGGGCGCCATCCACTTCATTGAGGACCACAGCCGGGACCACCTCGTGCCTAGAGTCAGAGCCCTGTGCCAG AGCCAGCTGAGGGCCCACTTCGGGAGTAAGGACAAGGATCTGGTCCACGCTCTGCAGTCTCTGTGGCAGGGCCTGGAGGGCTGTCCCAGGCTGCACTCTAGTCCCTTGTATGAG AGCATTATGCGAAGTTTGCACATGGTGGTCTTTGGGGAGTACCTCCAGGCCCTGGCCACTCACCTCAGGACGCTGGAGCCCAGGAAGTGGGACAGCCTCAGGCTTCAGGTGGAGATGGACATCAAGAAGTTGGATGACATCTTCAGGAGGCATGGG GCAGGACCCCTGCAGCTCCGAGGACCTGGAGGTGGGAGTGAAGGGAagacgctgctgctgctgctgctgctgatgcccCAGCTCTGCACCAG AGTGCCCTTCCCATCTGTCAAAGTTCTCCTTCCTCAAGTCTGCTGCTCACTTTCGTGTCCAAGATGCACATCACAGTCTTCCTTTGGTCAAGAGCTGTCTCGTCCGCTGATTGGCAAGTGTCTTGATGGCAGAGGACCGGCCACACGTGTCTTTGTCCCCCCAGGGCCAGGCGGAAGGCTGACTGGCCTGGATGGAGGTGGAG AAGGAATGCACGGGACATTTACCCTGGAACCGCCCCCAAGCTATGATGCCGGCCAGGCCTTGTGGGAGGCCACGTGA
- the LOC115301534 gene encoding uncharacterized protein LOC115301534 isoform X5, with the protein MTTSIYALVSEICGLLKSTNKHIFKGRENFSGSDQLPPFILLFGRESKTPSDSEAARGRLWGQSSARLESSGMDLVRGKVRWSRTEPRRGREAADGEQGRILLTEAQAPRRQQPKGHSSKPRRKIPGFLRRLRRNKEPQNVCEMETSKDFQHLVQKGQFLEAYESLSVLAQEGQDCGPQFEALAQGMWRVVQQALQGAGHSQELEAVLDTVEATTLLDDGNAAWGGQLGRLLRMDAEARVPTLKPGDQLGPFLEKLDKAVRQGLGSPRASQLGTRLWETYRTCFQEVLCSRLWGLTTGPCGADLKSCLQLYTWGKTACFLRPGRETLLNAPPAAQEPTAGHLLDPIMMFVTWMSQTQEKLVGMIQEKVEAALEKVLICDRKQWAQFSRPKTFLEISQLLEANTKAVQHLGPSITSQVQAVVLKTFSTFLNRYKVEAVGFLQRNATAGAFPEVHVLENCCILRETWQNLSQAHVPPEDLGPAVQGAIHFIEDHSRDHLVPRVRALCQSIMRSLHMVVFGEYLQALATHLRTLEPRKWDSLRLQVEMDIKKLDDIFRRHGQAGPLQLRGPGGGSEGKTLLLLLLLMPQLCTRVPFPSVKVLLPQVCCSLSCPRCTSQSSFGQELSRPLIGKCLDGRGPATRVFVPPGPGGRLTGLDGGGEGMHGTFTLEPPPSYDAGQALWEAT; encoded by the exons ATGACCACCTCCATCTATGCTCTGGTCAGTGAAATCTGCGGACTTCTAAAAAGCActaataagcatatttttaaaggcagagaaaatTTCTCTGGCAGTGACCAGCttcctcctttcattcttttatttgggagagagagtaaaACGCCCAGTGACTCAGAGGCTGCGAGAGGGCGGCTGTGGGGCCAGTCCAGCGCCAGGCTCGAGAGCAGCGGGATGGATCTCGTCAGGGGCAAGGTGCGCTGGAGCAGGACGGAGCCCAGGCGCGGAAGAGAAGCAGCTGACGGAGAGCAGGGACGGATCCTGCTCACTGAGGCTCAGGCGCCCCGGAGACAGCAGCCCAAAGGCCACTCTTCGAAGCCGAGAAGGAAGATTCCGGGGTTTCTGAGACGACTGCGCAGAAATAAAGAACCCCAAAATGTTTGTGAGATGGAGACTTCCAAAG ACTTCCAGCACTTGGTCCAGAAGGGGCAGTTCCTGGAAGCCTATGAGAGCCTCTCGGTGCTGGCACAGGAAGGGCAGGACTGCGGCCCCCAGTTCGAAGCTCTTGCCCAGGGCATGTGGCGGGTGgtgcagcaggctctgcagggcgCCGGGCACAGTCAGGAACTCGAGGCGGTGCTGGACACTGTGGAGGCCACGACCCTCCTGGATGACGGCAATGCGGCCTGGGGCGGGCAGCTGGGCAGGCTGCTGAGAATGGACGCTGAGGCCCGAGTGCCCACCCTGAAGCCCGGGGACCAGCTGGGCCCCTTCCTGGAGAAGCTAGACAAGGCCGTGAGACAGGGCCTGGGGTCCCCACGGGCAAGCCAGTTGGGGACCCGCCTCTGGGAGACATACAGGACCTGCTTCCAGGAGGTCCTCTGCAGCCGCCTCTGGGGGCTCACGACGGGGCCCTGTGGTGCCGACCTGAAGAGCTGCCTCCAGCTGTACACCTGGGGCAAGACGGCCTGCTTCCTGCGGCCGGG CAGGGAGACCCTTCTGAACGCACCTCCCGCCGCCCAGGAGCCCACGGCCGGGCACCTCTTGGACCCCATCATGATGTTTGTGACCTGGATGTCCCAAACGCAGGAGAAGCTGGTGGGGATGATCCAG GAAAAGGTGGAGGCGGCTCTGGAAAAAGTCCTGATCTGCGATCGGAAACAGTGGGCCCAATTCTCCCGCCCAAAAACGTTCCTTGAGATCTCTCAG CTGCTGGAAGCAAACACAAAAGCAGTACAGCACTTAGGACCCTCGATCACCAGCCAGGTCCAAGCCGTGgttctgaaaacattttcaacGTTTCTGAACAG GTACAAGGTAGAGGCTGTCGGCTTCCTGCAGCGGAACGCCACTGCCGGGGCCTTTCCCGAGGTGCACGTGCTGGAAAACTGCTGCATCCTCAG GGAAACGTGGCAGAACCTGAGCCAGGCACATGTTCCACCCGAAGACCTGGGCCCCGCTGTGCAGGGCGCCATCCACTTCATTGAGGACCACAGCCGGGACCACCTCGTGCCTAGAGTCAGAGCCCTGTGCCAG AGCATTATGCGAAGTTTGCACATGGTGGTCTTTGGGGAGTACCTCCAGGCCCTGGCCACTCACCTCAGGACGCTGGAGCCCAGGAAGTGGGACAGCCTCAGGCTTCAGGTGGAGATGGACATCAAGAAGTTGGATGACATCTTCAGGAGGCATGGG CAGGCAGGACCCCTGCAGCTCCGAGGACCTGGAGGTGGGAGTGAAGGGAagacgctgctgctgctgctgctgctgatgcccCAGCTCTGCACCAG AGTGCCCTTCCCATCTGTCAAAGTTCTCCTTCCTCAAGTCTGCTGCTCACTTTCGTGTCCAAGATGCACATCACAGTCTTCCTTTGGTCAAGAGCTGTCTCGTCCGCTGATTGGCAAGTGTCTTGATGGCAGAGGACCGGCCACACGTGTCTTTGTCCCCCCAGGGCCAGGCGGAAGGCTGACTGGCCTGGATGGAGGTGGAG AAGGAATGCACGGGACATTTACCCTGGAACCGCCCCCAAGCTATGATGCCGGCCAGGCCTTGTGGGAGGCCACGTGA
- the LOC115301534 gene encoding uncharacterized protein LOC115301534 isoform X8 codes for MDLVRGKVRWSRTEPRRGREAADGEQGRILLTEAQAPRRQQPKGHSSKPRRKIPGFLRRLRRNKEPQNVCEMETSKDFQHLVQKGQFLEAYESLSVLAQEGQDCGPQFEALAQGMWRVVQQALQGAGHSQELEAVLDTVEATTLLDDGNAAWGGQLGRLLRMDAEARVPTLKPGDQLGPFLEKLDKAVRQGLGSPRASQLGTRLWETYRTCFQEVLCSRLWGLTTGPCGADLKSCLQLYTWGKTACFLRPGRETLLNAPPAAQEPTAGHLLDPIMMFVTWMSQTQEKLVGMIQEKVEAALEKVLICDRKQWAQFSRPKTFLEISQLLEANTKAVQHLGPSITSQVQAVVLKTFSTFLNRYKVEAVGFLQRNATAGAFPEVHVLENCCILRETWQNLSQAHVPPEDLGPAVQGAIHFIEDHSRDHLVPRVRALCQSQLRAHFGSKDKDLVHALQSLWQGLEGCPRLHSSPLYEVGGGFGGDWLAGGHPEKLKQVPLKLGGWGFDIPGGGDRPPTDPCWRSLSSSRPPPVPKGAPLRPVRPCPGTAFTRASLSCLFWGSRALCEVCTWWSLGSTSRPWPLTSGRWSPGSGTASGFRWRWTSRSWMTSSGGMGGPAWPAQRSPSWRSSSSVRTRAGRLWRTGWPPSGTSSRVI; via the exons ATGGATCTCGTCAGGGGCAAGGTGCGCTGGAGCAGGACGGAGCCCAGGCGCGGAAGAGAAGCAGCTGACGGAGAGCAGGGACGGATCCTGCTCACTGAGGCTCAGGCGCCCCGGAGACAGCAGCCCAAAGGCCACTCTTCGAAGCCGAGAAGGAAGATTCCGGGGTTTCTGAGACGACTGCGCAGAAATAAAGAACCCCAAAATGTTTGTGAGATGGAGACTTCCAAAG ACTTCCAGCACTTGGTCCAGAAGGGGCAGTTCCTGGAAGCCTATGAGAGCCTCTCGGTGCTGGCACAGGAAGGGCAGGACTGCGGCCCCCAGTTCGAAGCTCTTGCCCAGGGCATGTGGCGGGTGgtgcagcaggctctgcagggcgCCGGGCACAGTCAGGAACTCGAGGCGGTGCTGGACACTGTGGAGGCCACGACCCTCCTGGATGACGGCAATGCGGCCTGGGGCGGGCAGCTGGGCAGGCTGCTGAGAATGGACGCTGAGGCCCGAGTGCCCACCCTGAAGCCCGGGGACCAGCTGGGCCCCTTCCTGGAGAAGCTAGACAAGGCCGTGAGACAGGGCCTGGGGTCCCCACGGGCAAGCCAGTTGGGGACCCGCCTCTGGGAGACATACAGGACCTGCTTCCAGGAGGTCCTCTGCAGCCGCCTCTGGGGGCTCACGACGGGGCCCTGTGGTGCCGACCTGAAGAGCTGCCTCCAGCTGTACACCTGGGGCAAGACGGCCTGCTTCCTGCGGCCGGG CAGGGAGACCCTTCTGAACGCACCTCCCGCCGCCCAGGAGCCCACGGCCGGGCACCTCTTGGACCCCATCATGATGTTTGTGACCTGGATGTCCCAAACGCAGGAGAAGCTGGTGGGGATGATCCAG GAAAAGGTGGAGGCGGCTCTGGAAAAAGTCCTGATCTGCGATCGGAAACAGTGGGCCCAATTCTCCCGCCCAAAAACGTTCCTTGAGATCTCTCAG CTGCTGGAAGCAAACACAAAAGCAGTACAGCACTTAGGACCCTCGATCACCAGCCAGGTCCAAGCCGTGgttctgaaaacattttcaacGTTTCTGAACAG GTACAAGGTAGAGGCTGTCGGCTTCCTGCAGCGGAACGCCACTGCCGGGGCCTTTCCCGAGGTGCACGTGCTGGAAAACTGCTGCATCCTCAG GGAAACGTGGCAGAACCTGAGCCAGGCACATGTTCCACCCGAAGACCTGGGCCCCGCTGTGCAGGGCGCCATCCACTTCATTGAGGACCACAGCCGGGACCACCTCGTGCCTAGAGTCAGAGCCCTGTGCCAG AGCCAGCTGAGGGCCCACTTCGGGAGTAAGGACAAGGATCTGGTCCACGCTCTGCAGTCTCTGTGGCAGGGCCTGGAGGGCTGTCCCAGGCTGCACTCTAGTCCCTTGTATGAGGTAGGCGGCGGGTTCGGGGGTGACTGGCTTGCTGGCGGTCACCCCGAGAAGCTGAAGCAAGTACCCCTGAAACTTGGTGGTTGGGGGTTCGATATTCCTGGTGGTGGGGACAGGCCCCCAACAGACCCATGCTGGAGGAGTTTGAGTAGCAGCCGGCCACCCCCAGTCCCCAAGGGTGCACCACTAAGGCCGGTGAGACCGTGTCCTGGGACAGCTTTCACTCGGGCCTCTCTATCTTGTCTTTTTTGGGGGAGCAGAGCATTATGCGAAGTTTGCACATGGTGGTCTTTGGGGAGTACCTCCAGGCCCTGGCCACTCACCTCAGGACGCTGGAGCCCAGGAAGTGGGACAGCCTCAGGCTTCAGGTGGAGATGGACATCAAGAAGTTGGATGACATCTTCAGGAGGCATGGG GGGCCCGGCTTGGCCAGCCCAGAGGAGCCCATCCTGGCGATCTTCCAGCTCAGTGAGAACAAGGGCAGGGAGACTGTGGAGGACTGGCTGGCCTCCTTCAGGGACAAGTTCCCGGGTTATCTGA